CCACAATCTTAATTAGCCACCGTCCGCAAGTAATTAGTCGGGCTGATTGGATTGTTTTTCTAGAGCAAGGTAGATTAAAAATGCAAGGCTCATTACAAGATTTACGTACCCAAGTCGGAGAGCATTTAGATTTTCTAATTCATTAAATAAGTAGGTGGACATAATTATTTAGAAGACGCATTTCGACTACGCTCAATGCTCGATCCTAGACAAGAGGAGGGTTGAATTTCGACTACGCTCAACTTCCGTGCAGTCGAAACCCGGCGACCCCTTTTTTAGTTTAATTTATTCCTTCTACTTATCATAACCTAGCTCCATTGAGTTCGTAGTAAGGACTTTAGTTCTTATTTGCTTCTTAAAGGACTAAAGTCCTTACTACAAACCTAAAATTATTTACACAGTTTTCCTTATGCTTTATATACAAAATCAGAAATATATCCCACGAATCCCAGAAGATGATGCTTTACCACCTGTTAGTGTTTGGACATCTTTATTAGGGCTATTTCTTGTAGCATCTGTTGGTAGTGCGATCGCACTCTCTTCTTGGGTGAAATACAATGTCACTGTGAAAGCACCTTCTGTTGTGCGTCCTATCGGTGATGTACGATTAGTACAACCCGAAATGGAAGGGACAATTCAAAGTATTTTGGTTGCAGAAAATCAAGTTGTCAAACAAGGAGATGTAATTGCACGTTTAGATACTGATCAATTACAAATCAAAAAGAGTCAATTGGAAGGTAATATCCAACAAGGTAAATTACAACTCATCCAAATTGATAGTCAAATCGGCTCTTTAGATACTCAAGTACAAGCTGAATTAAATCTTTTGGAACGAACAATTGCTTCGGCGCAAGCAGATTTAGCCCGAAATCAGCGAGATTATCAAGAACGACAAATTACCACAAAAAGTGAATTTTTGGCTGCTTACGCAGGTTTACAAAAAGCCGCAGCCGATTTACGCAAAGCTCAAGCAGACTTAGATTTTGCTAAAGTGGATCGCGATCGCTATCAGCAATTAACAGAAATTGGTGCTATTGGTAGACGGGAATATGAACAGAAAAAACTCGTAGTTGAACAGACTAAATCAGCATTGGAAGGCGAAAAAAGGTCAATGGAAATAGCCCAAGCTAAGTTGCAATCAGCCCAAGCTGCTGTTAATCCTAGCACGGCAACGGTAGCGATCGCCCAAGAACGTATCGCCCAAGAAAATGCTAAAGGTGCTTCCACCATCGCTACCCTACAAAAAGAGAAACAAGCCTTAATCCAGCGCCGGATAGAGATGCTTTCCCAACTCAACCAATCTCAAAAAGAATTGCAACAAGTAGAAAAGCAACTGCGAACTAGTGTTATTCGTGCTACCAGTGACGGAATTATCCTGAAGCTAAATCTGCGAAACCCTGGACAAGTTGTGACTACTAACGAGGCGATCGCCCAAATCGTACCCCAAAATACTCCCCTTATAATTAAGGCGATGGTTCCTACCGCAGATATTAAAAAAGTGGAGGTAGGACAAAAAGTGCAATTACGCATTAACGCTTGTCCTTATCCAGATTATGGGACTTTAGCAGGTGTAGTGAGCGCAATTTCTCCTGATGCAATTACTCCCCAATCTAACAATTCAACTACGGAATCGGTTGCAGGTTATTTTGAAGCAACTATCCAGCCTCAAAAGAGAGAATTTGGTAATGGCGATCGTCATTGTTATATCCAAACAGGAATGGAAGCGGAAGCTAACATTATTTCTAAAGAGGAAACAGCACTGCAATTTATACTGCGAAAGGCAAGATTAATTACCGATTTGTAGACTCAAACTATTGGGTTAAATCTTTTATAGCGATTTCCAGTTTGAGTTATAGAATCAATATTTTAAACGCAGAGGGGCGCAGAGGTTTTGCTGATTTTATTAGCAATGTACTCGTAACGCAAAAGACTATTCTTTGTGTTCTCTGCGTCGCTGTGGTTTAATTCTTTTTTCTAACTAGAGGGAGATAAAAATATATTTGGTAATTGGCGTGTATTAGTATTTATACACGCTTAATTTATATGAGAGTACAAAATAATTGAGATAAATATAACTAACATTAAGTCATTTTGTATTGTGCCAATTTTACTCCTCGCAGCAACATTTTGGGAGATAAAATTGTAAAATTTAGACAACCAATTTGGCATAAATATATCGTGAAATACGTAATAACATTCTTTTATGATAACAAAATAGCAAACACATTTATTTGTGAGCTAGTTGTAAACAAATTATACTTTTAACTATCTGAGTTATGACCATAATTTCTTTCCTGACACCGTACCATAGAGTTCAAAAAGCATTACAATGGTGGTCTTACAGGCAGTCAGCCAAGCTATTGTGGGAAGCCGAAAAAATTAGGGATGGTCTGTTACAGGAAACTTTCACAATGCGGCGTAACTTAGACTTATTACTTCTAGACAATTTAAACTTACCAAATGACAAAATTATAGACTCATTAAAAAGAGTGGAGAACTTTCACTATTCTTTAGTAAAATTAAGCGATCGCCTATTTCCCGAATCTCTCCAAGATAGTTTTCCTTTAGCAATTGAGTCTTTAGTAGAATCTTGGCTTGTGTCTCATCCTCACATAGATTTTCAGCTAGATATGCCAATCTACTGGCGAAATGAACCGAGCGAACGTGGTTTGATTATTTTAAGTTTCTTGGAAGAGTTATTAACATTAACCTTGTCAGAAGTAACAATCCCAACATCAATTCATCTCAGCTTAAAGTCCCATAATAGTTTAGGCAAGCTAACTGTAAAAATTAATTATTATCAGACATCAACGATTTTTTTTAACTCTCGTCTAATAGAATTAGATTATCTGTCTCACAGTTGCCAATTATTAACATCAGGAAAATGTATTTATCATATTCGTAACCTTACAGTTTCCTGGTGTTTCTCTTGGTAAAAATTACAAAATTAAACATTGTATATAGAAGATATTGATGCTATATACAAAATCATTCAAGAAATATGGTGTTGATTATGAAGCAAAATACACCGGAAAAAGCATTGCTGCAATTTCTAGTCATCGATGATCATCAATCTGTTCTTAATGGAACAGTAGAGTTACTCAAAAGGCACTTTCCCGAAGCTGAATTTATTACGGCTATTAATGCTGAAAATGCTTGTGAACAATTGGCAAGTTTGCAACCAGACCTTTTAGTGATGGATCTTTCTATTCCAGAGAAGCCAGGAACTACAGCGCGTCCAGATATAGGCGTACAACTTCTGAGAAAACTGATGAAAAACTATTGCGATTTGAATATCATAGTTCAAAGCGCCCATATTAGAACATTAGTTAGAATTAGACCTGATATTGATATTCATAAAGGAGGCTTTACAGTAGCCGATAAAAGTCTTTCAACTCAAGAAATGTTGACAAGAGTTAATTGGGCATTACAGGGTTTAACCCATACAAAAGATATTAAAGGTATCCACACTGGCATAGAAATTAAACCAGAGTGGCTGAGGGTGTTAACTTTGGCATTTGAAGAAGGTTTACAAGATAAAGCGATCGCTGAAAAAATGTGTATATCTGAGCGCATGGTGCGGCATTATTGGAGTAAGCTGCAAGATGCTTTAGGCGTTTATCCTGATGATGGCAAAAATATCCGCATTCAAACTGAGAAACGGGCTAGAGAAGAAGGGTTAATTGATTAATTTTTTAGCGAGGACAGTGGACAGGTGTTGAGTCACTAACCGTTAACTGTCAACTGTCAACTATTAACAAAACCTACAGACTAGGAGAAAAGCCTATGCAGCCTGGGCTTAGGAGTATTTTTAAAAAAGACATTTGCAATTGGTATTTAGTATTTACTACTCTGGCTATAGCTAGTTTGTTGATTATTAATTACATATTTATGTTCTGGGGTTGGTGGGTTCCCATCATACCAGCAATTTTAGTTTTGATGATTAATGGTGTGGAACTCATGGCTTTATATAAACATGACCATACCTTACGTTTGGGAATGAAAACACGCCAAGCGGTGATAGAGAACATATTTGAAACTATCCATAATGGCCCGTTACAGAGTTTAGCCAAAGTTTTGAAGTTAGTCAGATGTAAAGATATTAAAACTGAGGATTTGCTACCAGAGATTGAAAAAGAACTAGAAAAGTTAAACTATGAACTGCGAGGAATTTATGAGTTTTTGCAACAAGAATATCCCAATCAAGATAATAAGCTTTATTTAGGAAATAATTTAGTAATTAGTTTGCAAGACCCTTTACATGAAGTCCTCTATCAAGTTTACACCTATACCTTAGACCGGAAATTTCCTTGTTTTAAAAGTATTAAAGTAAAAATTCATGCTTTTGAACCAGTAGATGAGACATACTTAAATCTCGAACAGAAGCGGGGTATTGCTAGATTCTTAGAAGAAGCATTATGCAATGTAGGTAAGCACGCCACAGGAGCAACCAAACTCCAAGTTACCTGCTCATTATCCGCAGGCTGGTACACTTTACAAGTGATAGATAATGGTATAGGCACAAACTTACGCAAACAGGGACGAGGAACCCAACAGTTTATCAATTTAGCACGACAACTCAAAGGAAAATTCAGGCGATCGCCCCTTTCCCCCCAAGGAACCATTTGTGAATTATCCTGGCCTGTAATTTCAAAGCCCTGTAAGCTTTATGGAAAAATATAGATCATACCCGTAAGCAATCATTATGCACAGCACGTTCTAATGAAATCACTGCTTTGGCAAGAAATACACATATCATGCCATTCACCCAAAAACGTTTATACTCGTGGGCCAAATGCTTTGCAATATCTTAGAACAAATATCAAGATTTTCACAGAGGTAGTGAATAAAACTAAATGTAAAGCTAGAGAAAAATATTTTCTCTCAATATGACAATGTTAGAATTTTTAACAGCTATTAATGGTGCTGGACAGCTATGGGCTGGTAATGGACAATTTTTGGGGGTGCTGTCGAGTAATCAATACGATGTGAACTCGATTAGTAATCAGTATGGTATGTACGGAAGTCAACACGGCTTATATAGTATTAGTAATCAGTATGGTATGTACGGAGGTCAACATGGCTTATATAGAACCCATTTGATATCTTTTCAGGCGGTATCTGCGACAGCTAGCCGTTTGAGCATTAGCCGAATAAAACATAGCTTGAGCTTGGCATTGGAACGTTCGAGTGTGCGGTCGAAATTTTTGACTAAACTTTTACATCTCTCCACCCAAGCATTCGATCTTTCAATGACCCATCTGGCAGCAACAGGCACAAATCCAGATAGTCCTTTCGTCTGTTTCTGTGCTTTTGATGGTTTGGCTGAAAGTTCAAATTGAATTTTAGTCATAATCTCTGGGTAAATCTGTTCCAAGGCTTGTGTCAATTGATCAGGATGATAGCCGTTATCTACCAGAATAGTCGTCATGGGTTGCTCCACAGGTTTAGATTTGAAGTAATCAATGTTTTTCGAGAGCATTTCAATTAACCCTTGGTCATCAGATACATTAGCTTTGGTGCAGTGGGTAAAGAAAGGGAAGCCTAAGATATCCACTGCCAAATGTCTTTTGATGCCATTAGTGCATTTGTAAAAGCAAAACCCTTTCGACTCAACACTGGCATTACAAGTATTTTTCACCGCTTGTGAGTCAATCATGATTAGAGTCGTCCACTGCGGTTTTTTTTTACTTGTTCCCGCACCTGCTGATGCAACTCAGTCATGATTTTCGTCAGGATGTCCCCTTCACACCACTGCTGGTAATACCAGAATACTGTTGAATATGGCGGCATATCTCTAGGTAAGTCAGCCCAATTACAACCATTCTTCAGTTGATAAAGTATACCGTTAAGGATTTGCCGCTTTGTCCACACAGGGGGTCTGGTTTTCTTCTTCGTCGGCAATAATGGCTCAATTATTTCCCACTCTTTGTCTGTCAAATCGCTTGAATAACCCATTTTCAATCCTGATCTGCTTCCATGCACCTAATTTCTGTTGATTCTACTCAATCACCAAAAAGATATCAAATGGGTTCTATAGAAATAAACCTATACCTTATCTCTGTGCTTAATTTCTCATACTTCTATCAAAAACACTACTCCCACCAGACAGATTTTTCTGGATGTTGCATAAATCCCAAAATTTTTAAAAGCTGACAGTTAGAAGCACTAATATATTAGGCGTTGCTGATTAATGGGATGATTTTTGTCTCACGCAAAGGCGCAAAGACGCAAAGAGCAAGAGTTTTAAAAGTAGAATCTTATGATTTCATCCCGCATTTATGCAACGCCATATATTACTTCCTTACTTGAAGGTGGGGAGCAGGGGAGCAGGGGAAAAAACAACTGTCAATTGTCAACTGTCATCATTTACCCAAGTAAGCTTCTAAAACTTTAGAATTGGTTTGAATTTCTGCCGGGGTTCCATCAGCTAAATTCTGTCCTTCAGCTAGTACCCAAACGCGATCACACAAAGACATAACCACATCCATGTTATGTTCAATAATCAGAAAGGTCATTCCTTCCCGATTCCAGCCTTGGATGCGATCGCAAATATCATCAATTAATCTGGGGTTAACTCCGGCTGCTGGTTCATCTAGCAAAATCAACTTGGGATTAGTCATCAAAGCTCTACCCATTTCTAGCAGCTTGCGTTGTCCTCCAGACAAACCGCCAGCGTAATCATAAGCTTTTTTCGCCAATCCTACAGATTCCAGCAAAAACATTGCCCTTTCTTGTAATTGCTTCTCTTCTTTAGCTACTACATGGGGTTGTAACTGCACTTGCCAGAAATTTTCCCCTGTTTGTTTCTGTGCAGCTAATAACATATTTTCTAACACCGACAGCTTAGAAAGCGTCCTAGCTACCTGAAAAGTACGCACCAAACCTTGTTGAGCAATTTGGTGTGGTTGTAATTGCTGGATAGGTTCCCCATCAAAAATTACCCGTCCTTTATCTGGGCGAATGAAACTGGACAGGAGATTAAATAAGGTAGTTTTACCAGCACCATTAGGACCAATCAATCCTGTAATACTACCTTGGGCAACTTCAATGCTTGCTTCTTTAACAGCTTTAATCCCGCCGAAGCTTTTACACAGCCCGGAAG
Above is a genomic segment from Nostoc sp. MS1 containing:
- a CDS encoding HlyD family secretion protein, which codes for MLYIQNQKYIPRIPEDDALPPVSVWTSLLGLFLVASVGSAIALSSWVKYNVTVKAPSVVRPIGDVRLVQPEMEGTIQSILVAENQVVKQGDVIARLDTDQLQIKKSQLEGNIQQGKLQLIQIDSQIGSLDTQVQAELNLLERTIASAQADLARNQRDYQERQITTKSEFLAAYAGLQKAAADLRKAQADLDFAKVDRDRYQQLTEIGAIGRREYEQKKLVVEQTKSALEGEKRSMEIAQAKLQSAQAAVNPSTATVAIAQERIAQENAKGASTIATLQKEKQALIQRRIEMLSQLNQSQKELQQVEKQLRTSVIRATSDGIILKLNLRNPGQVVTTNEAIAQIVPQNTPLIIKAMVPTADIKKVEVGQKVQLRINACPYPDYGTLAGVVSAISPDAITPQSNNSTTESVAGYFEATIQPQKREFGNGDRHCYIQTGMEAEANIISKEETALQFILRKARLITDL
- a CDS encoding response regulator transcription factor codes for the protein MKQNTPEKALLQFLVIDDHQSVLNGTVELLKRHFPEAEFITAINAENACEQLASLQPDLLVMDLSIPEKPGTTARPDIGVQLLRKLMKNYCDLNIIVQSAHIRTLVRIRPDIDIHKGGFTVADKSLSTQEMLTRVNWALQGLTHTKDIKGIHTGIEIKPEWLRVLTLAFEEGLQDKAIAEKMCISERMVRHYWSKLQDALGVYPDDGKNIRIQTEKRAREEGLID
- a CDS encoding sensor histidine kinase, which translates into the protein MQPGLRSIFKKDICNWYLVFTTLAIASLLIINYIFMFWGWWVPIIPAILVLMINGVELMALYKHDHTLRLGMKTRQAVIENIFETIHNGPLQSLAKVLKLVRCKDIKTEDLLPEIEKELEKLNYELRGIYEFLQQEYPNQDNKLYLGNNLVISLQDPLHEVLYQVYTYTLDRKFPCFKSIKVKIHAFEPVDETYLNLEQKRGIARFLEEALCNVGKHATGATKLQVTCSLSAGWYTLQVIDNGIGTNLRKQGRGTQQFINLARQLKGKFRRSPLSPQGTICELSWPVISKPCKLYGKI
- a CDS encoding transposase, with amino-acid sequence MIDSQAVKNTCNASVESKGFCFYKCTNGIKRHLAVDILGFPFFTHCTKANVSDDQGLIEMLSKNIDYFKSKPVEQPMTTILVDNGYHPDQLTQALEQIYPEIMTKIQFELSAKPSKAQKQTKGLSGFVPVAARWVIERSNAWVERCKSLVKNFDRTLERSNAKLKLCFIRLMLKRLAVADTA
- a CDS encoding transposase is translated as MGYSSDLTDKEWEIIEPLLPTKKKTRPPVWTKRQILNGILYQLKNGCNWADLPRDMPPYSTVFWYYQQWCEGDILTKIMTELHQQVREQVKKNRSGRL
- a CDS encoding ABC transporter ATP-binding protein, with translation MVNNQSSPLPLLAASGLCKSFGGIKAVKEASIEVAQGSITGLIGPNGAGKTTLFNLLSSFIRPDKGRVIFDGEPIQQLQPHQIAQQGLVRTFQVARTLSKLSVLENMLLAAQKQTGENFWQVQLQPHVVAKEEKQLQERAMFLLESVGLAKKAYDYAGGLSGGQRKLLEMGRALMTNPKLILLDEPAAGVNPRLIDDICDRIQGWNREGMTFLIIEHNMDVVMSLCDRVWVLAEGQNLADGTPAEIQTNSKVLEAYLGK